From a region of the Cutaneotrichosporon cavernicola HIS019 DNA, chromosome: 7a genome:
- the ERC1 gene encoding uncharacterized protein (MatE): MGSNYPHSTLATSLSTSPYTLQNNLEHLIQRRRASNAASHRPLRWNIDRTSHPADQSDVSVGDAIFPHDIEDGKPTSETSSLSDAGGRGRGPQRLSFTGRGARSPDYGAVSNSEPLQAPDLSTMPVPGAPPDTSRSRSKGRTPPRHVVRPMTRARRQAAIDAGASASAIASVEANGSVISVISEPDRERRTQSPPAMHGRGRNDDRRPISPHVAFRPLYQLEEDEEAAARAAARSNLYLPGTGGTGEPLSDDPAAVLEAEDLDLPIDACGQEVRTWRSALDAELPLLIRSTIPVFLTQLAEYSLSLASVVSIGHLGTKDLAASSLANMTAAVTCFSILQGLATSLDTLLPAAWTGSDRRHVGLWTMRCTVVMIVAMIPMFVLWFNIEVVLLWLRQDPYVASLAGTYLAWLSIGIPGYATNVVLRKYLQSQNIMHIPTYVLFVVAPINLLLNLLLVWGPAPIRLGFIGGAVATAFSFNLAGTMLFVYVMWWGPRDSLHPFSLPHIFSRLGTVTQLGLAGTVMLSSEWWAWEVCALAAALLGSTALAAQSVLLSTCATLYQFPAALGVAASVRVGNLLGAGRSWEAKWAARAAFILATVFALFNSFICVVFRHQWGYLFNSDPEVVAMVAEVMPWMGLFQIMDGLSGAANAIMRALALHSIGAIVNFTAYYGVGIPFGLWLTFRHHMSLVGIWIGLAVALLYGSLLGVTIVWRTDWDQGVERVRLRLGLGPLEHDTKYVDDSDGFDGHACAPNPPDGERSGDTSRIYRSPHAGWESDRSDPGTPRPGPRQLNGKYDPERQALLA; encoded by the exons ATGGGCTCAAACTATCCTCATTCCACTCTTGCCACCTCGCTCTCAACATCCCCTTACA CCCTCCAAAATaacctcgagcacctcatCCAGCGTCGCCGGGCATCAAATGCTGCTTCACACCGACCATTACGCTGGAACATCGACCGCACTTCTCATCCGGCCGATCAAAGCGATGTAAGCGTGGGAGACGCAATCTTCCCCCACGACATTGAGGATGGCAAGCCGACATCTGAGACTTCGAGCCTCTCAGATGCGGGCGGGCGCGGACGCGGGCCACAGCGCCTGTCATTCACTGGTCGCGGTGCCCGGAGTCCAGATTACGGAGCCGTTTCCAACTCTGAGCCGTTACAGGCGCCAGACCTTAGTACAATGCCAGTACCTGGTGCCCCGCCTGACActtcgcgctcgcggagCAAGGGGCGCACCCCGCCCCGCCACGTTGTGCGACCCATGACCAGGGCTCGGCGACAGGCTGCCATTGACGCAGGCGCATCCGCAAGCGCCATCGCGAGTGTAGAGGCCAACGGCAGCGTGATCTCGGTCATCAGCGAGCCagaccgcgagcgccggACCCAGAGCCCGCCAGCGATGCATGGCCGGGGACGGAATGACGACCGCCGCCCAATTTCCCCTCACGTTGCCTTCCGCCCGCTGtaccagctcgaggaggacgaggaagcAGCTGCACGTGCCGCCGCCCGGTCCAACCTCTACCTCCCCGGAACTGGCGGGACTGGCGAGCCCCTCTCTGATGACCCTGCTGCGGTGCTAGAGGCTGAAgacctcgaccttcccATCGATGCATGCGGTCAGGAGGTGCGCACCTGGCgcagcgcgctcgacgccgagcttcCCCTGCTCATCCGCTCCACCATCCccgtcttcctcacccAGCTTGCAGAGTACTcgctctccctcgcctCTGTCGTATCCATTGGGCATCTCGGCACCAAGGACCTCGCCGCATCCAGTCTCGCCAACATGACCGCCGCTGTCACCTGCTTCTCAATCCTCCAAGGGTTGGCTACCAGCCTTGATACGCTCCTCCCTGCCGCCTGGACCGGCTCGGATCGGCGACATGTGGGATTGTGGACAATGCGGTGCACAGTCGTCATGATCGTCGCGATG ATTCCCATGTTTGTTCTGTGGTTCAATATCGAGGTCGTGCTCCTGTGGCTCAGGCAGGACCCTTACGTCGCGTCGTTGGCTGGGACGTATCTTGCCTGGCTCTCTATCGGTATCCCAGGGTACGCCACCAACGTTGTGCTCAGGAAGTACCTCCAGTCGCAGAACATCATGCACATCCCGACGTACGTGCTGTTCGTAGTAGCGCCcatcaacctcctcctcaacctgcTTCTGGTTTGGGGACCCGCGCCCATCCGTCTGGGCTTCATTGGAggcgccgtcgccactGCCTTCTCATTCAACCTGGCCGGTACCATGCTCTTTGTCTACGTAATGTGGTGGGGCCCGCGCGACTCGCTCCACCCGTTTTCGTTGCCCCACATCTTCTCCAGGCTGGGTACAGTGACGCAGTTGGGACTGGCAGGTACTGTCATG CTCTCGTCTGAATggtgggcgtgggaggTCTGCGCTTTAGCAGCGGCCTTGCTCGGCTCAACCGCACTCGCCGCGCAGTCGGTGCTCCTCTCGACGTGCGCGACCCTGTACCAATTCCCGGCAGCTCTCGGCGTGGCTGCGTCTGTGCGTGtcggcaacctcctcggcgcaggCAGATCGTGGGAGGCCAAATGGGCTGCGCGTGCCGCTTTCATCCTCGCGACTGTCTTCGCCCTCTTCAACAGCTTTATCTGCGTCGTATTCCGCCACCAGTGGGGATACCTCTTCAACAGCGACCCtgaggtcgtcgccatggtcgccgaggtcatgCCTTGGATGGGCCTGTTCCAGATCATGGACGGCTTGAGTGGAGCTGCGAACGCCATTatgcgcgcgctcgcgttgCACTCGATCGGCGCCATTGTCAATTTCACAGCTTACTATGGTGTTGGCATTCCGTTCGGCCTATGGTTGACCTTCCGCCACCACATGTCGCTTGTCGGCATCTGGATTGGTCTGGCCGTCGCTCTGCTGTACGGTTCCCTTCTGGGCGTAACCATCGTATGGCGGACCGACTGGGACCAGGGTGTTGAGCGCGTGCGTCTCcgccttggtcttggccCGCTCGAACACGACACAAAGTACGTGGACGACAGTGACGGGTTTGACGGCCACGCCTGCGCCCCAAACCCgcccgacggcgagcgcagcggcgaCACGAGTCGCATCTATCGCTCCCCCCACGCTGGGTGGGAGAGCGACCGCAGTGACCCCGGCACGCCACGCCCCGGACCTAGGCAGCTCAACGGCAAGTACGACCCGGAGCGCCAGGCGCTACTTGCGTGA
- a CDS encoding uncharacterized protein (HAD-hyrolase-like), with amino-acid sequence MTKPRNPPTLLIDCDNTLVLSEHLAFAACATLINQILQRHEINKTFTGPQLQERFVGQNFRGMLGALSREYQLEIPPIDVDVLAKAEVEAVISHLKTSLEPAPGAAAALENVSQRKPAPTLAVVSSSALRRVNVSLQKTGLDHFFGDRVYSAASSLAVPTSKPDPAIYLHAMLRLGVAPNECIAIEDSPSGTISAIRAEIPTLGYVGAYTDGERDRMAKALKDAGAKVIMNEWSELDRCLAEMGYPAA; translated from the exons ATGACCAAG CCTCGGAACCCTCCAaccctcctcatcgactGTGACAACACGCTCGTACTGTCAGAGCATCTGGCATTCGCAGCCTGCGCGACCCTTATCAACCAGATCCTCCAGCGGCACGAAATCAACAAGACCTTCACTGGTCCACAGCTGCAGGAGCGCTTTGTTGGTCAGAACTTCCGCGGCATGCTGGGCGCCCTGTCACGCGAGTACCAGCTCGAGATCCCGCCCAtcgatgtcgacgtcctcgcaAAGGCCgaagtcgaggccgtcatCAGCCATCTCAAGACGAGTCTGGAGCCTGCCCCtggcgccgctgccgcACTGGAAAACGTCTCGCAGCGCAAGCCCGCACCCACCCTCGCCGTGGTCAGCTCATCTGCGCTGCGCCGCGTCAACGTCTCGCTCCAGAAGACCGGGCTTGACCACTTCTTCGGCGACCGAGTCtactcggccgcctcctcaCTCGCTGTGCCTACCTCCAAGCCTGACCCTGCCATCTACCTCCACGCCAtgctccgcctcggcgtaGCACCCAACGAGTGCATCGCTATCGAGGACTCGCCCAGTGGCACAATCTCCGCCATCCGCGCCGAGATCCCCACCCTCGGCTACGTTGGTGCGTACActgacggcgagcgcgaccggATGGCCAAGGCCCTCAAGGATGCCGGTGCCAAGGTCATCATGAACGAGTGGAGTGAGCTCGATCGCTGTCTCGCCGAGATGGGCTATCCCGCCGCCTGA
- the sds22 gene encoding uncharacterized protein (occurring C-terminal to leucine-rich repeats) yields MPAAPPAPDSSAPSPDPASERRPHMEHSSSSGAPPAAADSQLAVPQPERHARLVTEIVQLPPDLDSDDSDDERNPAVDRAPTDGDGAPDDDFLSTYPDDTEELHLQHLRLENSSLLPLHLPRFTHLNRLCLRQNELSSPLPADCFTLNELEDLDLYDNRLGPRVEDAELKGASKVTSLDLSFNNIRHVPNLPSLRDVDTLYLVQNKISRIDEGVLDWCAEKMKSIELGGNRIRVMENLAMLTKLEELWLGKNKIRKLECLDTFSNLKILSIQSNRITKMEGLEGLVNLEELYLSHNGLRKIEGLEKNTKLRTLDVGNNEIEEVEGVLHLADLEEFWASYNKIPNLRSVEKELRGLKNLETVYLEGNPCQTNDRAQYRRKVMLALPQVKQIDATFVRM; encoded by the exons ATGCCGGCAGCACCACCGGCCCCAGACTCTTCCGCCCCTTCGCCTGACCCCGCGTCTGAGCGTCGCCCACACATGGAgcactcgtcgtcgtcgggtGCCCCACCCGCGGCTGCCGACAGCCAGCTAGCAGTGCCTCAGCCAGAGCGGCACGCACGCCTGGTGACGGAGATTGTGCAGCTCCCTCCAGACCTTGACAGTGACGACTCGGATGACGAGCGCAATCCCGCCGTTGATCGGGCGCCTAccgacggcgacggtgcACCGGACGACGACTTCCTGTCAACCTACCCGGACGACACCGAAGAGCTTCACCTCCAACATCTGCGCCTTGAGAACTCGTCGCTTCTTCCTCTGCACCTGCCACGGTTTACGCATCTAAACCGTCTTTGTCTCCGCCAAAACGAGctctcttctcctcttccgGCCGACTGTTTCACTCTCAatgagctcgaggatctTGACCTTTACGACAACCGACTTGGTCCgcgagtcgaggacgcAGAGCTGAAGGGGGCATCCAAGGTTAC CTCTCTCGACCTGTCGTTCAACAACATCCGGCATGTCCCTAACCTCCCTTCACTCAGGGACGTAGACACGCTCTACCTAGTTCAGAACAAGATTTCCCGCATCGATGAGGGTGTGCTGGACTGGTGTGCCGAAAAGATGAAGAGCATTGAGTTGGGTGGAAACCGCATTCGG GTGATGGAGAACCTGGCGATGCTCACAAagctggaggagctgtGGCTCGGCAAGAACAAGATCCGCAAGCTTGAATGTCTGGACACGTTCTCCAACCTCAAGATCCTCAGCATCCAGAGCAACCGCATCACCAAGATGGAGGGGCTGGAGGGGCTCGTCAACTTAGAGGAGCTGTACCTCAGCCATAACGGGTTGCGGAAGATTGAGGGCCTGGAGAAGAAC ACCAAGTTGCGTACACTGGACGTTGGGAACAACGAGATtgaagaggtcgagggcgtgtTGCATCTCGCAGACCTCGAGGAGTTCTGG GCCTCTTACAACAAGATCCCCAACCTCCGGAgcgtcgagaaggagctcaGAGGGCTCAAGAACCTTGAGACGGTATATCTCGAGGGCAATCCGTGCCAGACAAACGACCGTGCGCAGTACCGCCGCAAGGTCATGCTCGCGCTGCCGCAGGTCAAGCAGATTGACGCAAC GTTTGTCCGCATGTAG